TTGAGGATGGTGACTGGTTTATGCTGACCGCAGTAGGTTATACCGATAGCGGTACCGAAGTGGGGAGCGTCGATTTCTATTTGGCGGACTTCCGTGACGGGAAAAGTGAGATCGTCAATACGTGGAAATGGTTCGACTGGAGCGAGCTGGCGGATGCCGCTTATATCACCTTCGAACTCTCCTCTACCGATACCGGTGATTACGGTATGAATACTCCTTCTTACTTTTGCCTGGACGGTGTGACATTGCAGGAAAACTGATTGAAGTGATAAATAACGTTATCGGCCCGCTTAATCGGAGGTATGCTTCGGTTAAGCGGGCTTTTTTCTTTATCTTTGCGTAATGCTAAACAAACAAAAGCGGAGTAAAAGTATGATAGACGAATTATTGGAGTTCAATCGTTCCTTTGTGGAAGACAAAGGCTACGAACAGTATGTAACGACGAAATACCCGGATAAGAAGATTGCGATAGTAACATGCATGGATACGCGTCTGGTTGAGTTGATACCTGCTGCCTTGGGATTGCGAAACGGCGATGTAAAGATGATAAAAAACGCCGGAGGGACGGTGACGCATCCCTTTGGAAGTGTGATGCGCAGCTTGCTGGTAGGCATTTACGAGTTGGGAGTGGAAGAGGTGATGATTATCGGGCATACCGATTGTGGAGCACAGCACATGGATAGCCAGGTAATGCTTCGCCACATCAAGGAACATGGCGTTTCGGACAGGGATATCGAAATGATGGAGTATTGCAATGTCGATTTACATTCGTGGTTGAGCGGTTTCGACAATGTAGAGCAATCGGTGCGTGGAAGCGTACATTTGGTGAAACATCATCCTTTGGTGCCAAAAGATGTAGTGGTGCGTGGCTTTGTCATCGATTCGGTTACCGGCAAGTTGACGGAATTTGAAAATATCGATTGACGATGCATATAAGTGCATTGGCAAACGCATGCGGTCACGTTGGCGTACGCATACGGCTGCGTTGGCGTACGCATGCGGTTGTGTTTGCCTGTATGTACGGCTGCGTTTTCGGAGGCATTTTGTTGCCTTTCCTTTCCATTTCCGCTTCCTTCGCGCACGCGTATAATTAAATAAGGTAAGGCGTACTGCATCCCGGACTTTCTTCCGGAAGTTTTTTTATGTCTCAACCTGTTGTATTTCAGTTTATTTGCATATTCATTACAAAAAACTTTCGAAAAAAAGTGTCCGATGTCTTGCAGTTTCTGAAAAAGTCTGTACCTTTGCACTCGCTTTCCGGAAGGGACGCCCCCTGAGAGGGGGTCGGAACGAGTGAGGGAAGCGACGTTCTATGAGATTATTTGGATAGGAACAACGTAGTACGATTCAAGGAAAGGAAAAGAGACGTCAATTCAAGAGACGAACGGGAGCCAGTCGACAGGATTCATTTAAAAGAAAAAGATATTCTACAATGAAGAGTTTGATCCTGGCTCAGGATGAACGCTAGCTACAGGCTTAACACATGCAAGTCGCGGGGCAGCGGGAGCCTAGCTTGCTAGGCTTGCCGGCGACCGGCGCACGGGTGAGTAACGCGTATCCGACCTTCCGCACACTCCGGGCCAGCCTTCCGAAAGGAAGATTAATCCCGGATGGTATGGCGTGGCTGCATGGCAGCGCCATTAAAGGAGCGATCCGGTGTGCGATGGGGGTGCGTTCCATTAGCTTGTTGGCGGGGTAACGGCCCACCAAG
The Phocaeicola salanitronis DSM 18170 genome window above contains:
- a CDS encoding beta-class carbonic anhydrase: MIDELLEFNRSFVEDKGYEQYVTTKYPDKKIAIVTCMDTRLVELIPAALGLRNGDVKMIKNAGGTVTHPFGSVMRSLLVGIYELGVEEVMIIGHTDCGAQHMDSQVMLRHIKEHGVSDRDIEMMEYCNVDLHSWLSGFDNVEQSVRGSVHLVKHHPLVPKDVVVRGFVIDSVTGKLTEFENID